The following coding sequences lie in one Catharus ustulatus isolate bCatUst1 chromosome 5, bCatUst1.pri.v2, whole genome shotgun sequence genomic window:
- the TMEM129 gene encoding E3 ubiquitin-protein ligase TM129, with protein sequence MESPAVTFTLAYLVFAVCFVFPPDEVRSAGLTVQSLLSAWLGSEDAAFVQYHLRRSTGTLLAHSLLPLGYYLGMCFAAPEKHLCFFYLASKEWKTFFFFAVLLPAITSALAYYWSRKGWNNHPLARTLAVHALPQSGWRAVASSINTEFRRIDKFATGAPGARVIVTDTWVIKVTTYCLHVAQQQDIHLTVTDSRQHELTPDSNVPVQFLTIRVASVNPYVKAFDIRLNSTEYGELREKLRAPISNAANVVIHQSLSDLFLETFTSLVEINQTYHVPSTQELEPCIGCMQTIANIKLIKNCQEPNEGECQQCYCRPMWCLTCMGKWFASRQDQQHPETWLSSQVPCPTCRAKFCILDVCLIR encoded by the exons ATGGAGAGCCCCGCGGTCACCTTCACGCTGGCCTACCTGGTGTTCGCCGTGTGCTTCGTGTTCCCTCCCGACGAGGTGCGCTCGGCGGGGCTGACGGTGCAGAGCCTGCTGTCCGCCTGGCTGGGCAGCGAGGACGCGGCCTTCGTGCAGTACCACCTGCGGCGCAGCACCGGCACGCTGCTGGCGcactccctgctgcccctgg gttATTACCTTGGTATGTGCTTTGCTGCACCTGAAAAACATCTTTGTTTTTTCTACCTGGCTTCAAAAGAGTGGaaaactttcttcttctttgcCGTTCTCCTCCCGGCAATCACCAGTGCCCTGGCATATTACTGGTCACGGAAAGGTTGGAATAATCACCCGCTAGCCCGGACACTCGCTGTTCACGCTCTCCCACAGTCAGGTTGGAGGGCAGTAGCTTCTTCCATCAACACAGAATTTAGGAGAATTGACAAATTCGCTACGGGAGCGCCAGGAGCCAGGGTGATCGTTACGGACACGTGGGTGATTAAAGTGACCACCTACTGTTTACATGttgcccagcagcaggacattcACTTGACGGTGACAGACTCCAGACAGCACGAGCTCACACCAGACTCCAACGTGCCTGTGCAGTTCCTCACCATCCGAGTTGCCAGCGTTAATCCCTACGTCAAGGCGTTCGATATCCG gtTGAACTCCACAGAGTATGGGGAGCTCCGGGAGAAGCTCCGTGCTCCTATCAGCAATGCAGCTAATGTTGTGATCCATCAAAGCCttagtgatttatttttagaaacCTTTACATCTCTGGTGGAAATAAACCAGACATACCATGTTCCAAGCACTCAG gAGCTGGAGCCATGCATAGGGTGTATGCAGACCATTGCCAACATCAAGCTCATCAAGAACTGCCAGGAGCCCAACGAGGGGGAATGCCAGCAGTGCTACTGCCGGCCCATGTGGTGCCTCACCTGCATGGGCAAGTGGTTTGCCAGCAGACAggaccagcagcacccagagacCTGGCTGTCGAGCCAAGTGCCTTGCCCAACTTGCCGAGCCAAATTTTGCATTCTAGATGTTTGCCTAATACGATGA